The following are encoded in a window of Armatimonas rosea genomic DNA:
- a CDS encoding PEP-CTERM sorting domain-containing protein: protein MSIRVSPLWGRVALLASLGVAPVVLAPAAHATSFFTDLTSGLPDSNAWAADGGVTVGFGENGPQTQATYWDASGTATNLHPAALLGDNSASYALGVAGNRIVGWGYGDNLGGDPHALVWDNGAVTDIHSNTIFGTGYSAATAINTTGDKIVGYGAGVALDLIGNGYSGGRFASVAMRWDNGFQFVLPVRTLSDAGSVISSAAAFGISGNIAVGNGFFDTTSQTSAILWDGITSYRLSNSESKALAVIDGDLGLTAARTVGYSDGQATLWTGVTGSVNLHPGSYLGSNSTSEARAIAGNLIVGDGAGDGTNGLKRALVWKDGQFYDLHTQLGFGADVSSEATAVDSQGYISGNYIVNGVKKGFRVKFETGTSTPPTPAPPAPTPAPTPVPTPIPTPIPTPEPTPLPTPAPTPEPIPTPAPTPEPTPEPIPTPAPTPEPTPEPVPTPAPTPEPTPEPVPNPVPTPEPTPEPLPNPVPNPNPTPDPGTVSPSSVPEPGTIALLILGGGALAQRLRRRK from the coding sequence ATGTCTATCCGAGTATCACCCCTCTGGGGGCGAGTCGCCCTGCTGGCATCCTTAGGAGTCGCCCCGGTCGTCCTCGCGCCCGCAGCACATGCGACGAGCTTTTTTACCGACCTGACCAGTGGCCTGCCCGATAGCAACGCCTGGGCCGCCGATGGAGGCGTGACGGTCGGGTTCGGGGAGAATGGTCCACAGACACAGGCGACCTACTGGGACGCCAGTGGCACCGCGACCAACCTCCACCCCGCCGCGCTTCTGGGAGACAACTCGGCCTCGTATGCTCTGGGAGTCGCCGGAAATCGTATTGTGGGCTGGGGCTACGGCGACAACCTGGGCGGCGATCCCCACGCGCTGGTCTGGGACAATGGCGCGGTCACCGACATTCACTCCAACACGATCTTTGGCACCGGCTACTCCGCCGCGACCGCGATCAATACCACCGGCGATAAGATTGTCGGCTATGGCGCGGGGGTTGCCCTGGACCTGATCGGCAATGGCTACAGCGGGGGCCGATTCGCCTCCGTGGCGATGCGCTGGGACAATGGCTTCCAGTTCGTGCTCCCCGTGCGCACCCTCAGCGATGCGGGCAGCGTGATTAGCTCCGCCGCGGCCTTTGGGATCAGTGGCAATATCGCCGTGGGCAATGGCTTCTTCGACACCACCAGCCAGACCAGCGCGATCCTCTGGGATGGCATCACCAGCTACCGGCTCAGCAACAGCGAGTCCAAGGCGCTGGCGGTGATCGACGGCGACCTAGGGCTGACGGCCGCCCGCACCGTGGGATACTCCGACGGCCAGGCGACCCTCTGGACCGGCGTTACCGGGAGCGTCAACCTACACCCCGGCAGCTACCTGGGCAGCAATAGCACGTCGGAGGCACGCGCCATCGCGGGGAACTTGATTGTCGGGGATGGTGCCGGCGACGGCACCAATGGCCTGAAGCGCGCGCTGGTCTGGAAAGACGGCCAGTTCTACGACCTGCACACCCAGCTCGGCTTCGGGGCGGATGTCAGCTCGGAGGCGACCGCGGTCGATAGCCAGGGCTACATCTCGGGCAACTATATCGTCAATGGGGTCAAGAAGGGCTTCCGGGTCAAGTTCGAGACGGGCACGTCCACGCCGCCTACCCCGGCTCCCCCAGCCCCCACTCCTGCTCCAACACCGGTGCCCACGCCCATCCCCACACCGATCCCGACACCGGAGCCCACGCCCCTTCCGACCCCGGCCCCCACGCCGGAGCCGATTCCCACCCCGGCCCCGACACCCGAGCCGACGCCGGAGCCGATCCCAACGCCCGCTCCGACGCCGGAACCGACTCCGGAGCCCGTTCCGACACCAGCACCAACCCCGGAACCGACTCCCGAGCCCGTGCCCAACCCGGTACCCACTCCCGAGCCCACCCCGGAGCCCCTTCCCAACCCGGTGCCTAACCCGAACCCGACTCCGGACCCGGGGACGGTCTCGCCCAGCTCGGTCCCCGAGCCGGGCACGATCGCGCTCCTGATCCTAGGAGGCGGCGCACTCGCACAGCGGCTGCGACGGCGCAAGTAA